AGTCCTGGTGCCACCGAGCGGAGAACGCCGCCGGTCCGCCGAGAGAGCGACTTGAACTCAGATGGAACTGCTTCAGAGTTTGCTGGAGTCCGGGATGGGGCTGGAAGCTCGTGCCCTCCATGTTGTCGTCGGTTGGAAACGGGGGTTCGGACCTAAAAATGAAAGCAGACACTGACTTTTCGGAGCGGGCGTCCTCAGCATCCGGCAACAAGCTCCATAACGAGCATTTCCATGTCAGCAGAGAAGCTTCCCAGCGCGTCCATTCAGAAAAACGAAAGCCGCTGAAATCATAGGGCAGTTCCTGTAAACGACGCAAATAAAGTCGTCAACTTGGAGACTGAAAACTTGTATTATCCAGCGTACAATCACCGGGTACAATGTTTTAGCGCTCCTGCGGTTTTACGCACTCCTAATGTGCGCCCGAAATAAGCCTCGTCTGCTCAGTCTGGCGTACTCTCAGTCTGTCTCCCCACTCACTCAGTGTGTgagtctctccctctctctgcctctctgtttgtttgtgtctggTTCAGTCATTGAATCCCAGCCAGGAATGTGACTGACTCCCCGGGCTGGCTCTTCCCTCAGCCAGCTGTTCCTCCCCCTGCTACATGGCAGCtgcacataaaaaagaaaaaaaaaagaaaaaaaaagtgaaagaaataaaaaagctttCTAAACCGAGGTGAGGGTGGAGCTCTGGAAAACGAAGTTCATACCGAAAATATACACACCAAGTCAGGTTGCAAATCTGCACTTCTGTGATTCATTTGCAGAAAGTGTTGAGGACACGAGACGGAAAATCTGTTTCCTTCTGGATGTTAGTTTGAAACCGCAGAAGTGGGACACTTTGACTGCAATCCACTGAATTTCAAATCGGCAACATATTTCGCATAGTGTAGATAAGTTTGAGTATTTTCCAATTCATTTACACATGAACAATAAACAGAACACATGTACACTCTATGAAACAGAAGGATTACAAGTGTTAACTAATAGGCACACATAATGACCATTTTCCTGAGCTGAGTCCGGTTTTCTGAGTAGATTATTTAGCAGAATATTTATTCTCCTGTCCTGTTTACTTAGGTTGGTCTTTTCCATAAACTACTTGATAAACGATCTTCAAATACTGCTGGTGAAGTATCAGCAGTCTTCGCAGCTGATAGATGGGTCTTCGTGTTACTCCGCTTCAGTAGCCTATCTATTTCTGCCATCACTCACTTTATATTTCCGGTTCTCAACGTTAAAGGCACGTAAAGCCTGAAATAGTGGAATCCAAGTTCGCTTCATCAAGTTCAATCTATTATTACAGTTTTCATATCCGTTCGAGCTTCTACTCGGAAGGAGACGTTGCGGCTTTATTTGAAAGTTTTGTCTCTTGCATGTTGTATTATTCAAAATGGGGCTACTTTGCCATTTGGGAGTTCGTGCAAGAGGGCCCTCAGTGGTGAGCTGAAATGTATTAAAAAGGCCAATCATTATGCCCCACCcactcacattttattttgctcACACAGTAACACAACACATCGTTGCTTATATTGTTCAGAGATAACCTGTCATGACGTAATTAATTTGAAAATAATGATTGCTATCTGATTAGGTCATTTAACCGGTTGAACCACTAGAGGGCGCTAAATGCAAACCAAAGAATCTTAAGTGCGAGGAAGTCTGATGCATTTATGaagtacagaaaaaaacaaaggtaAAGCAAAACATTCAAGTTAGATTTTATTACCAAAAGTTATTTTCCAAAATAAATACAACTCCAAACTAAAGCTTGcaaatttggaaaaaaataaaaataaatcaactgaAAATAGAGAAAATATTTCTGCATGCATCAACAAGGCTTTTCCTCTCATTCTGCCACTTCCTCTATGAAGTAGGTCCATTTGTTTTGAGGGATTTTAAAATTGAGATAACATAATACACAAATTAAATTATACTCACCGACATTTTGTAACAAAAATATTATTTCTTAAACAGATCTTAAATGACAGAAAACATTTATTCACCACCGCTTTACAAATATAACatatttaaaaacacatttaaacatcTCAACATTCATAAAAAGGTCCATGAAGGAATGTACTGTATATtcagataataataatatcacaaCAACAGGATGTCCCACATTTAACTCGTGGTTGCAAAAGATTGGGGTCTTCTCTTGACATCTGTGTCAATTACATCATTTGGGCTATTTTCTTCTAGATAAAGAGtttaaaacaacacacaaacaaacaaatcaatTCACTAAGAGCTAATAAGTCTTGAATTTTAGGCCTCATTGCTTTCTTGTCACttacaaatgatgaaaaagtgCCCATCTGACAATGGGATTTAAAAATATCACAGAGAATCAACttcctttttctccttttagtGCCCAAGAGCTGGTTTCAGACAACACCAACAGAAAATCCTGGTAATGAGACATAATCTGTAAATTATAATTGgctattaatttaaaaaaaacaaaaaactcaaaTCCTGTCCTGCTGACCATTTTCACGCAGATCTTAAAATGCATTGTCACAGAAAAAGTATGCCACTCACGAGCTTCAGTAATAAAGACCAAGCCTCCGTCCTGCCACCAAATCTATCActcaaaaaaaggtttttaaaaatGGGTTTTCGCAAATATTAGTCTTTTTAGAGATTTTCAATCAAGAAAATTTGGGGGGACATAAAATGAGATAGCTTACTGTAATTCAGGCATTTTATTGTCATACTGTGGAGGCGGAGTGATGGGTTCAATGGTCACAGGGTTCTGTGTCGGCGTGCGGATCTGGAGGCGGAAGTCCTTCAGGTGTAGTTTGTCCGACTTTATTCTCCTCACCCGAAGGGGCCGCAGTAAACGGCTGGCCCGGCTGCTGCTACGAGTGGGTAAGCTGGGGTTGGATGTGAGGCCAGCATGCCCGCCCTGCGGCTCAGCCGCAGGTTGAACAGGTGCCGGTGCAGGATTATTCAGAGGGGTGTCCTCGGTTGAGTTGTTACTGGGCTCTGTTCCCTCATTTTCCACGGCAGCCATGATGTCCTCGTAGGACGGCAGCTGTGAGGTGCTCTGCCGAAGGTTGCTCTGGCGGACGGGGTATTCGCCACTGCCAACAACTTCCTCATAGCTCGGCACGTTGTACGAAACTGGGTCTACAGCTCTGGAAAGGAACACGAGAGATGACCCTCAGTGAGAAAACACAATCACATCTCCAGCAGCCATAATATCAGCATGCACGTGCCATGTCGTGTCCTCTTAATCAATGCAAGTCTAAAATTTGAGCTAATCAGCTAAGTTTAAGCCCATCAActtgtgaaagaaaaatctgaattttaCTAACTAAGTAATCCTCTGCTAACTTGTTGCAATCTATACTCAGTAATATTTAAGTCAAGCAGGTTGTGGTGATGTCCACAGAACCAAAAGAACCAGCTGGAAGGTCAGGTTCCACTTAGTTAAAATGTTTAACTggaaacaaacagctgaaaacagagaaaaagtaGAGAAATAAGATGAACAACAATTTCAAATCTAAATATAGCTCGAGACAGATGTCTGACGGAGCTCCTTCATGCCCCTGAGTAAACTCAGCGAGACTTCAACAAAATGCAGATGAAGAGATGAGGGCTGATGTCCAATGGTTTTAGATTAGTTTCCAGGTACATCAAAAcctcagacaaaaaaaacaaaacaaacaaacaaaaaaaagcagtgacactTTCGAAATGCTGACATGATGTAGGCAGATAGATTTTTCCAGGGTTTGATGTTTGTcttaaaaaaatgcagaaacCTACAGAGATTAGGTAGGCCCAGCCACCAGGAAGAAGTGATCTAAGGCCAGTTTCAGACATGCTGGTGACAACTGAAAGTGTCAGTGTTATATGTGAATTACATAGAACTCTGGTGCTTTTCTTTAACattctaaagccctattcggacgggactagtttaatgggggaacctggggtaaagtaataataaccgggaaatctagtcccgtccgaacgcgccatgtcagtaaagatagcggagtatgtcggtaaactttgccgagaattctacctcctgtgaaacggtccggagtatctaccataggtaatactaatcccgtgcgaatgcaaccttcggtaataagtacggaatatgtcgtgacatccttttaaagagagaaacaattaggtgtgtctgtttgcaaacatggaggttctggatgaagcgctgcttgcaagcacgcatggtcagcgccatgtctgtttacagatgcatggtgcatggcatccaggatgtgacggttgtgcgtaaccaacaactcctcccatgttagatgaattattacagggatttcttgtcccgtccgaaatggtcatttcttctccctggcgtcgtctggttaacaaACATTACCATACgcccccccattgaactagtcccgtccgaatagggcttaagacgCACGACTGGCTCAGACATTATAACATAACAAGCAAAAGTGTGAACGGCTTGAGTCACCATTTCATTTGGCTTCTGATTAGCTGCTCAGAGGAATATGTCAAATCGTGCTATTGAATAAATAACAGAGCTGTTTAAACATTCCTCCCTGATGCTTTCCAACTACGATAATTAGCTGCAGCAATCAGCATGGTTCATATACACAGCTGAGTCCAGCTATGGTCCTAGGTCGACTCGGTCATTTAACTGGGCCGCTGTCCTTGTGCCAGTGCCCGTTTGAGTCTAGCAGAGCGTACACATGCAAGAGTGATTCGAATTGCAGCTCATATGGGTCACAATTTGGAGAAGCTGGATTTGGTACAGTTTCGGTCAGACTAAAGTTTGTCGATGAATTTTAAAATTCCAGCTCGAGTacgaatacttttttttttttctaatgtcaTGTTAACCTTCTTCCAGACTCATTCTTATATTCAGCATCTTAGGCAAATGAATGAGGGAAAACTGTTCAAGCTGCAGCTGATCTTTCCATTTCCCGTCCATTTCCATGATCCCGTATAAATATATTTAACCGTTATCGTTCACCACctcatttaaaaataacaattccAACTTGGCATTTTGATATGAACTCTCATGGTACGGAAAACTGTGACCTTTTAAATGACTATTCTATTGCATGTGCACAGTGACTCTTCCCGGCATGACTGAATGGACTGCAGGGGATCATAAATGGAAAAGTGATCTATGTGTGAAAGACTGCCATTGCTTTAACAGACTGATGAAACCATTAACAGGGCTCTAGACTAACTTTTTGCACTGATTGCACTGGTCTgccaaactttttttcttaggtgcaccagcacaaaagttaggtgcacccaaattttcaaacgcattgcatttaacaccgcagttttacaggttctttatttgaagcacaattctacaaacttactgaacttaacttactaactacttactgaaacttactgaaaaagtgttggtgcttaaagcaatacaatgtaacttctcaaaaagcccattatggagctccccctacaggcttggaggtaatgtacggttacactgtcgtaaatacaacacccttttgctttcacgtttgttgacgaaccggcgaggagtcagaaggtgcaagctatgtcgaccgagaaggtaagagtaatcaaatgtacctgggagcgtgagaggggtccaattgtttttgcggtaggtgtgccagaaagcaagtcaaagtacttccgctcagctcccgggccggtccagcaaagttacatagcgcagttattacaactcagacccccgaagggcataggagacaggccaatcgtaatattaaaactcattctagccgcacaatttttttcaagctgttattttaaggtagaaatgttacatagtattgctttaaagtgcttcactggcctgaaatttaaacttaaaacatctcaagataaattaaataaaaagaaaatctaaattaaaatttcaagtgttttaagggcttcaaactgaatatctcatggctcaatgtcttatggactatcctccattgcagtcacatgcccctcggatggccaactcctgtagttgggttaaatatatatatcagtatattcaccggtcttcctctcctcaagatacgGCCGTACACACTGACGCATTCCTGAATGACCAGGAATGCCATGTACTCACTGTTCGGAGTTAGCacagacgtcttttttttcaatgtatctGCGATGACTCCTATAAATTGTGCGCACGCGACATCATTGCTGTACGTCGCGTTTATgttcaagccatttttcttctgaagaattatttcggacttggaacttagtgaagggaacttttgcaatatggtaggtaacgttaaacttgattatcatctctgtttgctgctgcctgccgctgaaaggcagcggggggagaggacactgagcaggtaatgtgtttcatagatgcgttgtgctttttctgcgtttcaattcgaaatctattagaaccagtcacaaatgcactattTTGCCACATTTTACAGTAAGTTAGTTATATTATCGGTTTTACTGCATCTTAGCCAGGGAAACTGGTCAAGCCACTCTCTTagaaatgtatacactttaccccttttaatttcagttggttctggttcgGAGTTGatcgtatgtggctcattatctgatgctagctccggaccAGGACATGACATaacgtgggaggttgatggctccgtgtcagagcattggttgtggttattttcggacgcatcaggccttaacttaacgaaaaagttgtcaatcgttCTTCTCATCTTATCACCCGcggctacatccactgtttatctgacgGGCCGAGGTTCATCACCTTTCTGTCTGACTACAGGATGCAGGATTTTTTTCTAGTcgcaccattgagaaaataggtcgcACTCTAGAGCCCTGATTAATATAACGTAACGCGCGTGAAAAGGAAACTTGGAGGACGATTACAACAGTGCTGAATAATTAGAGCCTAGatgcatttttttcaaatgattttcCATTTGTGTTCTGCTTGATAAAGGGAACAACTGTACAGTAAGGCTTTCTCTCAGAGTTGGAGTAAACAGAGATGCCTGATCTGCATCCACACTAGCGTAATATGTCGCCAAATGCCAACACTGCTCATGCTTTGTTCCCAGTGGTCAACGTGAGAAGCTGGTCGAGACCTCCAAGTCAAAAGGTTTGGTTTCAAATGTTTGTAAGATACGAAATCATGACGGTTTAAATCTGTCCTCTGTAGACTGTCGGTTCACTGCATCATCATATCAATGTGGAAACATTCAGCCATGGTGCTGATTGCTTGTTTCGCTCGTGATATGTGTTGTAGCAAATAAAAAGGACCACATGGACATGTTAGCAAGATGATAAACTTCATTTTCACAAGGGTGACGGTTAGTGACTGTGGTTTGTGGTTAAATAACTGAACTGTTAAATATTAACAGAATAAAGGAAGCTGAGGCCTCTGTGGGTTTGTGACTACAAACAGTCCCTTTTAAAATTAGACCTGATCAcagtttttgggaaaaaaaacaaacaaacaaaaaaaaaaaaactatagctactttaattattttttgctGCTCATGAAGCCTCTGAAAAACAATTCAGGAACTTAGTTTGTTGAGTTTATTCCTTCACCAAGATAACGGTTTTGGTGGAGGTACATCATCCTGGCTGTTTGCTTTTCTATGGCTAAAATGACCTGAATGGCTAAAGTGACTGAAACCAAGTGAAGTGGTTGAGGATGACAAGAAGAACCAATTAATGTTTGGTCCAGATCAGGATATGTTACCCTAAAATTGTGACACATGGCTCTGGCCTTGGTTGAAGATACATTCTTTGAGTCTCTGATATGTGTTTAATGTTTAACGGGCAACTACCAGCAGGGCTACATGACCGCTTAGGACAGCTTTCAAATGAACCATCAAAACCATTTCAAATATGTGGGTATAAAAACAGAACTGGAAGTCATCACTCACGACTGTTCCTCTCCTGCCACATGGTCCATCAAGGCACCTCCTGTTGTCGTTGGCTGGTTTCTTCTGCTCTGAGCTCTCCTCTTGTTTCTCACACCGAGGCAAATGGACAAGAGCAACATGACTATCCCAACTCCAACCAGCACCAGTGCCACTGACGAGGACTTTGTGCGTTCATCATCCTCATTATCATTCTCTGGGGTTGAGGTGGAGTTTCCTGACAGAGAGGTATCACTTGAGTCCTCTCCATCCATGGGTATCACAGTCCACACTATCATGACAATACCCAGGGCGATGAGCCCCACACCCAGGGCACACAGGGCATAGTGGGCCCCCGAGCCACTGGTCTGTGAGTTGGGGGCTCTGCGGTTGTTGCCGCTGCATATACTTCTACTGGAACACATATCTGCAGGACAAGCTGTTGGGAAAAACAAGGTTTTACATGGGACGAGTCAGATCCAGCTGTGTGAAAGCAGTTAGGTTACAGCACAAGAATGTGTCTCTAAACAGCTTCTGCTAATCAGCCATGCTGGCGACTGGATTACTGcaacaaatggctgacatctcAATGTCACAGTCAAGACTCGATGAAAATGACTCAATGAAAATGACTCAATGAAAAAAAGTCTGCCCGTGTCTGTGATTAAGTTGTTTTAGTGACAGGAAAGGTGTTCTACATTTTTGAGGAGGGAGTGAGCAGGGAAACCGAGTTGCAGGTGGGAGAGAACAGGTATAAGAGAAAAAGGTGCTACGGATGGCATGTCCAAACATGACAAACATGAGCCAGAGAGACAGGAACACGGAGGAGGGACACACAAAGAATGAAGTGACACACTCGTCTTCTCAGCATCTGCAGCACACTTGAAATTCCACAATTATGTTATTGAGCATTAATTTGTGTAAATACAGAGAAGATTAAAAAGACTCAGATTGGATTGCCAATTAAATTAGCACCAGATGAACACTGAATCCCTGCTAGATAGAATGCAGGTAAATAGTCATCAAGTGATTGTttgatgtagaaaaaaaaaaaaaaaacagataaccTACGATTAGCGATGCAAATAGTTGCCGAGTGATCAATGGGGtaacagtggggttacatggcactgtaaaattcggattaatggctaaattacaataagactgagctATTAAATTCAggtatacaccttaatctgacaagaaattggattggatcggattactcgcgatcggattaagaccccaagataactcggttgaaagtcacactaaacgtgcttgtagacggtgaagcacgtggtgaattagactttgcgttctccgcatgctcgagatttttttgctttgtgcctatgattcgattcattcaccgccatatatccaaggataattacccttgctcaaataaggagcataactcAACTGTAGCTATAatggaattaatctcatcatgtcgACCCACTGAGCGTAAGCTGTTGTACTGTCATTAACTTCACACTGTAATCAAAAGGTTTATTTTCTCTGGGAATGTAATACTAAACAAATAATTTGCCTGTTCTTGCGATGCCTGATGGTGCActtattttatcttcaaatttgAACTCTTATCGCTTTGAAATTATTTCCATTTACCTCACCAGCACcgcaaaaaaatgtttttcaccaGGTCCACAATCATAAAAATATTatgacagttttgaagataaagtaagactcttttttttttcttttaaatttaatttgacTTCTTGATCCTTACCTTTAACATCTCTGTGTTTGTAGTGCATCATAGGCTTCATTATTTGCGTTGGTCTATGTtacattttgtcttttattcttattttatgtgTATTACCTTGCTTTTGACGTGTTATACTTTATTcttaacatttctttttcttgtctCCTCTATTATATGCATTTTGCATTTTTTGTTAGTTTGGATTTACAGACTATTACAGAAGTAGGCTACATCATTGAAATTTTTTAATCCCTTTAACATATTTCCTGTCCTGTATTTGCTTTGATgaactagatttttttttttatttatccaaAGACAAACTGTAGCCCACTTATTACCCAGGACCGAGAGTAGGAGATTATGTTACCCCAGTAAGCAAGCAGGGATGCACGTGGTGTACAACAGTGAGATCCAGTTCACCATATTGAACATCCAACTGAAACagattttaaatgtcattttatGCCTGATTGTAATAAATCAGGAGTGTAAAAACCCTAATAATTTCAAGTTAATGACTTCAGAGATTTTGCCCTGCCTGCCTTGACATAAATCATGTCAGTAATGCAAACTAACGAAAAGCACTTGATACACTGTAGGGACGCACCGATCCTGTAAAGATTTACAATTATCAACTGAAATCTGAATAATTTCCAAGGACATTTTTCCAACTTCCAACTACACAAGCGTGACGAAGTAGATTCAGATGAAGTTGAGAGCTTTAGTGATGGAGAAAAGCCATagccaaagaaaaagaaaaaagacctgctttaacccatttaggcctaaaacgcctggaaaagaatgcctgtaaaacctatgggcgatttcagaaagaccccctaaaacctgaagtttttctggaaattcagcaattactaaatgattgatttctcagcctctgtagcagatagaaacaaaattcaaaaagtatttgagagtttacacctgtggctttctttggaaattgaggatatttacatacaccttcacaaaaatagaaaatgtaaaaagtaaagtgcaggaacagcactattttcaattagaaaacagtaataaaataaaataaaataaaaagtaaagtgcaggaacagcactattttcaattagaaaacagtaataaaataaaataaaatttaattttatatttaaattatttatttattttatcgccagtaatctctttgtactggcagcacaaggagcccatacacattccaataaacgttttcatctccggcacagttacgtgtgaccaccttgccatctttgctcgagctggagtctgaagtacctggtcactgtatctattcgtctcggaaacgagatgcgcccaaagctcctcagtaaaaatatgattaaatgcctgcaacggtgtggcatctgcaggtaaatcgactttcacccctggtgtgcggttgaaatctctccgtcgattacggtggtaattgtcagtcttccactcacattcaaacccttcaaaatcatcctcgccGTTATcatcatcctcaaacatatgtgctagccataaatcttgatcaattgggtcagcacgttcatcagcatcaatGATACgccatcatcaaagccaagaaactcctcaaaaATCGCTAcagtctgaaatgtcttcccactgaaagtcctccatgcttgttcgatgtaacttaacttcaaaacaatgacacgaggaacatgacgacactctcacgtgtctattataatgcatttaattggcgcagaggtcaataattggtgcaaaacaaccttatacaggaaaaaagacgtgtacgctttcccggccttaaaggtagaataacgcaacag
The Odontesthes bonariensis isolate fOdoBon6 chromosome 3, fOdoBon6.hap1, whole genome shotgun sequence DNA segment above includes these coding regions:
- the tmem51b gene encoding transmembrane protein 51b; the encoded protein is MCSSRSICSGNNRRAPNSQTSGSGAHYALCALGVGLIALGIVMIVWTVIPMDGEDSSDTSLSGNSTSTPENDNEDDERTKSSSVALVLVGVGIVMLLLSICLGVRNKRRAQSRRNQPTTTGGALMDHVAGEEQSAVDPVSYNVPSYEEVVGSGEYPVRQSNLRQSTSQLPSYEDIMAAVENEGTEPSNNSTEDTPLNNPAPAPVQPAAEPQGGHAGLTSNPSLPTRSSSRASRLLRPLRVRRIKSDKLHLKDFRLQIRTPTQNPVTIEPITPPPQYDNKMPELQ